The DNA sequence TTTTCGCACGTGTCCTCGAGAATTAAGTCTCTCATCTCGCAGCAATAATCGTGAATTAGAATGTTGATTCTTTCATTCCACGGACCATACTAACAGCCTGTGCCGAATTATGTAACATATAGTATAGAGATATCTTACATATGATGCAAGTACAATGTAATAATTGTGCAATgttagatatacatataacaataaaaaaatcttcgATTAATCGATCAATATACTTgtatacacatttattaataatatacaaaatatatatgcgcgcttttcaatttcttttttttcttcaaatatcATACTCAATAAATTGTGCACCTACCTcaacacaaaaaaaagaataaattatgtgTTTGTTACACCAAAcaattatgaattatttttcctcAAATATAACTTTCGGCAAACTTCTGTAATCGGTATGTCGGAAACAGCCGGTATTCCGCCTGGAACGGTTTCAGCTTTTGGCAAAGTGTATTTATCTGTAATGGTTCGAATGTCATCGATATCCGGAGTTATCAGCATGTTAATAGacggataaattaaaaatgcaaatgtagCTAGAGCGGTGAGCGCCCATATTGGGATTGCGATTGCCCAATACTTGGATGGCCAGTACTTCAGGCCCAAATAATCGTGTAGTACTTCGTCCGGTATTATCGCCCATATCGCGTACAATAGGAAGAGCATGTTTGATCCAATGTACATAGCGTATCCGTACACTGCCCTGGGACCATAAGGCGCGGGAGTATGCTCCATGGCACGCGTATATTCTTAATCCAACGATATAGTAAACATATACAATcggcaaaaaagaaaatatcggTTTAATAATGAGTGTATTCTGGCACTGGTGGTCCAAACTGGTCAATTGTTTCCGTTACCAATAGTAGATGATCAAAGAACGACGTGAGGGCTACGCGTATTTTTCTCGCCTCCTTACCACTGAACgacctgcaaaaaaaaaaaaaaaataacgaacgTTAATAAAGAAACGTACAAGTAGacttaatacatttttttttacttacactTCCAGAAGATTGTCATTCAATGCGAGCTTCTTTGCGATTTCGCTTCTCGATGGTTCCTTATCAACTCTAAGCACCTGATACGCGACTTCAGCTTCTCTGGCGCTTGGAAAAGGCACGGACAGATCTCTGTGTAAATGTTAAGGTTTCTAAAAGACAGCCGAAGGAACTGCGAGCCTAATTGCGAgcaaataatttgtaaaaacaAGGATACACTTTGAGGTCGCTCATAGCATTCTGCGTCAGTGTCTTTCAAAttgaactctctctctctaatcTGCAATCATAAATCGAGCGATATGAACATGTGCGAAGGATACATTAAATATCTATGCGAAAAGCGTCTGATTTTTCTTGGCGAGAACACCGTCGGCGTGAGATAACCTCAAATGACGATTATTAACGCGATCGCAACGCGACGCGATTATTTAACGTGGCGGTCGCGCTGTTCAGGGACAAAAACTAATAATGCGCCTTTCAATTCAAAACGttgcaattattatcaattagTCATACCGCGATGAACGTTCGCTCTCGTCAGACGTAGGAGTGTCTGTATGTGTGGGGCGTTTCTGACTGCGTTTGTGATAAACTTCAGGCTTCAGGCTGCTGCTGACGTTGCAACGACCATCTTCGCGGCCTCGCACAAGTAAACATTGGACTTTTAAGACaaaggagaagaaagaaagactaGGAGGAGAATTGCATTTACCGAGGATCTTGATTTACTTCCAATATCACCATTAATTAAAGTAGGTTTCACCAAGCTTGTCATCCACCGTACAGATCTTTTACTGACGCTCGCTCTGCTTTTTAGGTTACGACTGACAGCTGCGTTTATTTACCAACGAATTTAGTTTAGGCTTTAACTGAGGACTCTGTCACCGAGCGACCACGAACGAATGTTCGTTACTATGCTAAATGTCGCGACAGTAACGCGGCACGAGAGTCATTTAACAAAAGGTCGCACAAAGAAGTATTTATGTAATTGTATTTAGTTAATTGTTACctcgattatattatttaagtacagttgcatttttatatatgtcgGATATTACGACGAGTGATAGGAAAGTATTTGATATTACCTGCGTAAAGAGAAAGCTGTGACCAAAGAATAGAAAAGTACCAAGTACCGTCGCTTCGTCGTTTTCGAGGGCAGAGCTTCGATATTCGCTTGATGAATAGGAAGTATTGCTTGTTGTACACGTGAAGGAAAGTATTGAATATGAGCGGGTCAGGAAGAGATCTGCCGTGGGGGCTGCAGTGCGCAAGATGCATATGCAACGGCTCCTGCGACCATCGTCGCGTTAATTGGATGGCTTGGCACCAAGGAAGTATACTGGCGCTTACTTATCTAGCGTACACTTGTTATCACTTGACTCGCAAACCGATATCTGTGGTGAAGAACGTCCTGAGCCTCAACTGCAGCAGTTTGCCGATACCTCCGGATATTATTGTAAACGACACTAATCGAGACACCTGGTGTGATTGGGCTCCATTCGGTAAGAAGAAACAAAGCTatgggcaaaaaaaaaacatctatTTTAGTATGTGTTAACGTTCTGtgctgtatatatatttttacagacACCAAAGCTGCAACAACGTTACTCGGCACACTTGATTCTGCGTTCTTGTTCGCATATGCGGCTGCTATGTTTTTTAggtagatatttttattgtatttatattattataaaaattcaatttataatcttttttttctacagcGGATTCATAGCAGAAAGAGTAAATTTAAGATACTTCCTTTCCATTGGTATGCTCGCGTCAGGCATATCGTGCTACTTGTTCGGAATAGCTAAACCGTACAATATTCACAATCTGTGGTACTTTATTTTCGTACAGGTAAATATCGATCagttataaaatgttacattaacgtagacgtttttttatatatatttgtttctctctctctctctctctctctctcttttttttttttttttccaggcGTTAGGCGGAATTTTTCAAACCTCTGGATGGCCGGGTGTGGTGACTGTCGTGGGAAATTGGTTCGGAAGAGGCAAGCGCGGCTTGATTTTCGGAATATGGAACTCTCATACGTCCATAGGAAATATATTAGGCAGTTTAATTGCCGCAGCGTACGTTGGTTCCGATTGGAGCCTGAGCTTCATAGTGCCTGGAGTGATAATGGGAGCGATGGGATTTATTATATTCCTGTTTTTAATACCGAGCCCTGTCGACATTGGATACGGTCCACCTGCTACCCTTGCATATCGGAAAATTGATGTAGGAAATAGCTCGGACGATGACACGACTGACGTAGGTTACGAATCTCGTAGTATAAATGACGTAAGTTCTCTATTACTAGTATTCTTtgcactttttttatttagcaaatatTAGTACTAGCGTAATAggtgttttaaaataaaactttgcgTAACACAGTTTGCCAAATAATGCATGTAACAGCATGTGATAgctcgtaattaaattgtaggCATGATTTGtacttaacatttttttgACGATTTTAatcttgtttcttttaattaagttcTCACCTCAATAATGTTAGAGCTCGGAtaaactattaaattatttttagtggTTTTAGTTTTTACTtccgtaataaataaaacatccATTGTACTTAGCAAACTGTACCTGTCACGTATCGCTGTGTCCACCGTGAACAACTTGCCGATGTAAGTGCATGCCCTCTTGTATACTTGACGCTTCTATTACGCTTTCAAATGTAACTAATTTATTGCAACAAGTAATCTCTCTGTGTATCACGTGGATATTAATCATTCATAACTCCTTCGAGTCAGAAGTTTTACTAATGaaatttctttcctctcttttctgtaataattaatatttcatatatttatgtttaaaagGTTACGGCAAGTGGGAGATCTGAAACCAGTCCGATGCTGTCTGGACCTCGAAATAGTCAAGATATTCCTCGCAACAATGCGATTGGCTTCATAGGAGCTTTAAAGATACCGGGCGTCATAGAGTATTCTTTGTCGCTGTTTTTCGCTAAGCTCGTTAGCTATACATTCCTTTTCTGGTTACCACGATATATTAAAGCTCGAAGTTggtattgaattttttattagcaatgcacttttattttagagt is a window from the Cardiocondyla obscurior isolate alpha-2009 linkage group LG01, Cobs3.1, whole genome shotgun sequence genome containing:
- the Pig-p gene encoding phosphatidylinositol glycan anchor biosynthesis class P, encoding MEHTPAPYGPRAVYGYAMYIGSNMLFLLYAIWAIIPDEVLHDYLGLKYWPSKYWAIAIPIWALTALATFAFLIYPSINMLITPDIDDIRTITDKYTLPKAETVPGGIPAVSDIPITEVCRKLYLRKNNS
- the LOC139113535 gene encoding EKC/KEOPS complex subunit LAGE3-like, with the protein product MSDLKVDLSVPFPSAREAEVAYQVLRVDKEPSRSEIAKKLALNDNLLEVSFSGKEARKIRVALTSFFDHLLLVTETIDQFGPPVPEYTHY
- the Mfs16 gene encoding glucose-6-phosphate exchanger SLC37A2 isoform X1, whose translation is MSGSGRDLPWGLQCARCICNGSCDHRRVNWMAWHQGSILALTYLAYTCYHLTRKPISVVKNVLSLNCSSLPIPPDIIVNDTNRDTWCDWAPFDTKAATTLLGTLDSAFLFAYAAAMFFSGFIAERVNLRYFLSIGMLASGISCYLFGIAKPYNIHNLWYFIFVQALGGIFQTSGWPGVVTVVGNWFGRGKRGLIFGIWNSHTSIGNILGSLIAAAYVGSDWSLSFIVPGVIMGAMGFIIFLFLIPSPVDIGYGPPATLAYRKIDVGNSSDDDTTDVGYESRSINDQTVPVTYRCVHREQLADVTASGRSETSPMLSGPRNSQDIPRNNAIGFIGALKIPGVIEYSLSLFFAKLVSYTFLFWLPRYIKARTTYNATQSANLSTVFDVGGIVGAIAAGVLSDYSGMSALTCAAMLGLAFPALYMYDYFVNTGLTVNIILLLVGGLLVNGPYALITTAVSAELGTHSSLGENSKALATVTAIIDGTGSIGAAVGPLLAGLVSRWGGWHHVFYMLMCADLLALLLLSRLVFKDIKLFIQRRRVIQI
- the Mfs16 gene encoding glucose-6-phosphate exchanger SLC37A2 isoform X2 — translated: MSGSGRDLPWGLQCARCICNGSCDHRRVNWMAWHQGSILALTYLAYTCYHLTRKPISVVKNVLSLNCSSLPIPPDIIVNDTNRDTWCDWAPFDTKAATTLLGTLDSAFLFAYAAAMFFSGFIAERVNLRYFLSIGMLASGISCYLFGIAKPYNIHNLWYFIFVQALGGIFQTSGWPGVVTVVGNWFGRGKRGLIFGIWNSHTSIGNILGSLIAAAYVGSDWSLSFIVPGVIMGAMGFIIFLFLIPSPVDIGYGPPATLAYRKIDVGNSSDDDTTDVGYESRSINDVTASGRSETSPMLSGPRNSQDIPRNNAIGFIGALKIPGVIEYSLSLFFAKLVSYTFLFWLPRYIKARTTYNATQSANLSTVFDVGGIVGAIAAGVLSDYSGMSALTCAAMLGLAFPALYMYDYFVNTGLTVNIILLLVGGLLVNGPYALITTAVSAELGTHSSLGENSKALATVTAIIDGTGSIGAAVGPLLAGLVSRWGGWHHVFYMLMCADLLALLLLSRLVFKDIKLFIQRRRVIQI